The Dickeya poaceiphila DNA window TTTTTATCAAAATAAAGAGGGTTTATGTAACGCCTTAATCACTGATAAAGAAGAGAGTAACATGCTAAAAATGACAAATAGCCAGGCTGGCAAGCAAACATTTAAGCATGCTGATTTAAAATAAATGGCGTCATTTCCCATCACTATTGAGAGCGTTCAGAATTCTGTGTCACGTTAAAAATTCTACAACGTCATCACGTTATTTAGTCGCCCTTCAAAATAAATGGCCAACTGTGACAATGTCAAATTCCAGCTCTGGATGGGCATTGTCCATTTTTCCTGTGCGTTCATCAGCCCCAGATAAAGCAGCTTCAACAGACTGTTTTCATTCGGGAAAGCACCTTTGGTTTTGGTCAGCTTCCTGAACTGTCTGTGCACCGATTCGATAGCATTTGTGGTGTAAATGACTTTGCGGATATTTGCCGGATAGCGGAAGTACGCTGACAGATTGTCCCACTTGCGTCGCCACGACTGGAGCACCACCGGATACTGCAACCCCCATTTCGCTTCCAGCTCATCCAGTGCCATTTCGGCCGCTTCTTTTGACACTGCACGGTAGACTGGCTTCAGGTCGGTCATGAAGGCTTTATGGTGCTTTGAGGCCACATATTTAATCGAATTGCGTATCTGATGAATGACGCACAACTGCACTTCCGTCTGCGGATAAATGCTGTTTATTGCCTCTGGGAAGCCGGTCAGCCCGTCCACGCAGGCAATCAGAATGTCTTTAACACCGCGATTTTGCAGGTCGCTTAATACCGACAGCCAGAAGTTAGCCCCCTCACTTTCTGACAGATACAGGCCCAGAACTTCCTTTTTACCTTCCAGATTCAGGGCCAGCACGGTGTAAACCGCTTTGCTCTGATAGCGGCCATCTTCCCGAATTTTATAGTGAATAGCGTCCAGCCAGACGAAGGGATAAACCTGCTCCAGCGGGCGCTGTTGCCACTGTTTTAGTTCAGGGATGACTTTATCGGTTACTGCACTGATGGTGGCAGTGGACACGCTGAAGGCATATAAATCTTCGATCTCCCGGCTAATGTCCTGATAGCTCATCCCCAGTGCAAACAGGCGAATGATCTTGTGTTCGATCTCGTCGGATAACGTGGTCTGATGTTTTTTCACCAACTGGGGTTCAAAAGTGCCATTACGATCGCGCGGAGTCGCCAGTTCGAAGCTGCCCGTCGGGGCTTTAATGGTCTTTTTGCCGGAGCCATTTTTACGGTTAGCTTCAACGTCCTGAGCCAGATGAGAGTCCAGTTCCGCAGAGAGGGCAGCTTCCGTTAACTGTTTGATTAAAGGCGTTAAGATACCATCTTTGCCCGTTAATGCCTGACCGGACTGGAGGGCTTTAAGCGCTTTATCGAAATCGAAGGGCTGGGACATATGTCATTCCTTTTTGATTGTATATTACTGGAATGACACAGAATTTCTAACACTCCCCAATACAATTTAGATAAGTTAACCTATCTACATGGATTTATTTATTATAATAAGGTGAGCACCTCTTTGCCCAACTTTATTATATTCACTACTCCATCGATTCGCAGACAAAGTTTTTAAATATCACTAACTCTGAATACCCCGCCGTTCATTAATCCATATTTTTTTAATCCACTCTAATATATTATTAAAAAACATTAGAGCGAATTATCTATTCCAGAGCGCTTTGTGTACTTTTCCTGTCTGGTGATAATCAGAAACCAGATCGATAAACTCTTTAAAATCTTTGTTCTCTACTACCAAGCGGTTGACGGATTGCCAATCAATACTTGTTCGCTCTCGTGCAGGAATCAGAGTTTGGCTATTACCGGGATCTTGCGGATTAAGAAGGATCACACCAATACCATGCAATGCACACAACATCTGCAGTTCTCTTTCTACGCCACGCTGCTTATCTTCATTTATTTCGGTCGCGACGAGATAACCAAAATTGGCCCAGCTTGAATTGCTCACAGCCTGGAAGAAACATTCTCGAACATTGCTACGGTTAAGCTGACGTTTTACTTCAAAAGACCACAGACGGGTTAAACGCCCTTCGCTATACCGTACACAGTTTTGCACGACGCTATCCCAACCTTTATCGAGAGGCTGCAATGCAACAATATCAGGATAAAGCCAATGGTTTGCCCCAAGGCCTTTGTTGTTGCTTGAACGCTTTTCATCGATACGGCGGCAAAGTAATTCTTCTTCTTCAGAAAGGTATTCGATCAAAAGCGGGTAAAGGGAATGCTCAGAAAAGCTTACCGTCTCAGCAGATGGAGTGGGAGCGATATCAAAAGATGACTCTTGCTGCATACCATTATCAATTTCCTTACCCCAGTAAAATAGTCTAGGCCGAGGCTTGTCACGCGTCATAACATGGGGACACATTGCTTTTGCCTGAACGGTTCTGCTCCCACCGACTTCAGCTGCTATTTGACTCAAGAAATCTTCATCGCTGGCAAAACGAGGGTTTTGACGCTTGTCGGCAAGTTCTGCACCATAGTGATCAATGATCTTTTGGGCAAGCTGGCGAGCTGTGAATTGTTCATCAGGATTAGCCTGAAGAACATTAATAATCATCTGCGGGCGACTAGTCATGGCTCCTGCCTTTGATGTAACAGTAAGAACGCTTCTATCTAAATGAATGGCTAAATCTCAGATGCTGCTTTTCTGATGGGACAGTGTAAAACTACCTATCACTTGAACCAAGCTTACAATATGAGTTTTTGGCATTAAACAACAGATTTCATTACCAAAACGGACACTCCATCAGAAGCCATGTTATAGAAAAAACAAGGTATGTCAGACACATACCTTAAATACACCTAATCATCCCGTGCTTAATTTAGCAAAATCAAACGGACTCACTGCCTTCTCACGATTCGCATCAAGAAAATCAGCCCACCACTGCAGCATCAGTCTGCGCTCATCCAGATGCTCGGCCTTATGAATATAAGCCGCACGCACAGAGTTACGCTCCATATGGCTCATCTGGCGTTCTACTGCGTCACGCGACCATAAGCCCGACTCGATCAGCGAGCTACAGGCCATCTGATCCTACCCACGTAATGTGGACACAGCCCTAAGCGAGGTTTTCGTTTTCAAACTGTTCCGGGCTGAGACCGCCACAGGCACTATGACGACGCCAGCGATTGTAATCACACTCGATATAATTAAATACTGTCGTCCGCATAATTTCACGGTCGGTAAAACGCTCTCCGTGGATACATTCCACTTTCAGTGAATGAAAGAAGCTTTCCGCGCACGCATTATCGTAGCAACAACCTTTTGCGCTCATGCTGCCGTGCAGGCTGTGCCGCTTCAGCAATGCCTGATAATCCGCTGAACAGTACTGCCCGCCGCGATCCGTGTGAACGATAACGTTTTTCGGGCGTTTACGCCGCCAGAGTGCCATCTGTAACGCATCGCAGGCCAGTTTCGCCGTCATTCGTGAGGACATCGACCAGCCAATAACAGCACGAGACCACAGGTCCATCACCACTGCCAGATACAGCCAGCCCTCATCCGTGCGAAGATACGTGATATCGCCTGCCCACTTCTGGTTCGGGCCGCTGGCGATGAAGTCCTGCTTCAGCAGGTTTTCCGATACCGGCAGACCGTGTTCACGGTAGCTGACCGGGCTGAATTTGCGGCTGGCTTCTGCCCGTAATCCCTGACGGCGCAGGCTGGCGGCGATAGTTTTGATGTTGTACTCCGGCAACTCATCAGCAAGGCGCGGCGTACCATAACGCTGCTTTGCCTCAGTGAATGCCTGACTGACAGCAGTATCACAGATGAGCCGGAACTGCTGGCGTGGGCCGGGTTGATGGCGACGTTTGAGCCAGGCATACCAGCCGCTTCGGGCAACCCGAAGCACCCGGCACATGGCTTTGACGCTGAACTCAGCCTGATGCTTTTCGATGAAGACAACCTTCATTTCAGGCGCTTCGCGAAGTATGTCGCGGCCTTTTGGAGAATGGCCAGTTCTTCAGCCTGCTCCGCCAGTTGCCGCTTAAGCCGGGCATTTTCAGCCGCCAGTTCATTTTCGCGTTCTGAGGAGGTCATCTGTTGCTGTTGTTTACTGCGCCAGTTGTAGAGCTGGGATTCATACAGGCTGAGTTCACGGGCGGCGGCGGCAACACCGATGCGTTCAGCGAGTTTCAGGGCTTCATCGCGGAATTCGGGTGTGTACTGTTTACGGGCCGTTTTGCTGTTTGATGCTGGTTTTGTCATGAGTAATCACCTCTGGTTGAGAGTTTACTCACTTAGTCGCGTGTCCACTAATGGTGGGTAGGATCAATCGTCCTGAAGCCATGCCCACAAACCTCTACCTTGGTGTCATACCCCATCACCCGCAGCGCTTTGTTCACCGTGTTCTCACTCATCGGTTTACGCGGGTCGTGGTCGCCAATAAAGATAAGCTCATGGTCGCCGCTAAATTGCTGGATTGCTGGATTTGCTTCAACGTCGCCAGTGCCTGTCGGGAAAGCGGCACCAGGTGCGGAGTACGCATTTTTGAGCCACGGTGAGAGTGTTTTACGCCGTCGATAGGTT harbors:
- a CDS encoding IS256 family transposase, which produces MSQPFDFDKALKALQSGQALTGKDGILTPLIKQLTEAALSAELDSHLAQDVEANRKNGSGKKTIKAPTGSFELATPRDRNGTFEPQLVKKHQTTLSDEIEHKIIRLFALGMSYQDISREIEDLYAFSVSTATISAVTDKVIPELKQWQQRPLEQVYPFVWLDAIHYKIREDGRYQSKAVYTVLALNLEGKKEVLGLYLSESEGANFWLSVLSDLQNRGVKDILIACVDGLTGFPEAINSIYPQTEVQLCVIHQIRNSIKYVASKHHKAFMTDLKPVYRAVSKEAAEMALDELEAKWGLQYPVVLQSWRRKWDNLSAYFRYPANIRKVIYTTNAIESVHRQFRKLTKTKGAFPNENSLLKLLYLGLMNAQEKWTMPIQSWNLTLSQLAIYFEGRLNNVMTL
- a CDS encoding COG2958 family protein — translated: MTSRPQMIINVLQANPDEQFTARQLAQKIIDHYGAELADKRQNPRFASDEDFLSQIAAEVGGSRTVQAKAMCPHVMTRDKPRPRLFYWGKEIDNGMQQESSFDIAPTPSAETVSFSEHSLYPLLIEYLSEEEELLCRRIDEKRSSNNKGLGANHWLYPDIVALQPLDKGWDSVVQNCVRYSEGRLTRLWSFEVKRQLNRSNVRECFFQAVSNSSWANFGYLVATEINEDKQRGVERELQMLCALHGIGVILLNPQDPGNSQTLIPARERTSIDWQSVNRLVVENKDFKEFIDLVSDYHQTGKVHKALWNR
- a CDS encoding IS3 family transposase (programmed frameshift); this encodes MTKPASNSKTARKQYTPEFRDEALKLAERIGVAAAARELSLYESQLYNWRSKQQQQMTSSERENELAAENARLKRQLAEQAEELAILPKGRDILREAPEMKVVFIEKHQAEFSVKAMCRVLRVARSGWYAWLKRRHQPGPRQQFRLICDTAVSQAFTEAKQRYGTPRLADELPEYNIKTIAASLRRQGLRAEASRKFSPVSYREHGLPVSENLLKQDFIASGPNQKWAGDITYLRTDEGWLYLAVVMDLWSRAVIGWSMSSRMTAKLACDALQMALWRRKRPKNVIVHTDRGGQYCSADYQALLKRHSLHGSMSAKGCCYDNACAESFFHSLKVECIHGERFTDREIMRTTVFNYIECDYNRWRRHSACGGLSPEQFENENLA